One region of Zingiber officinale cultivar Zhangliang chromosome 7B, Zo_v1.1, whole genome shotgun sequence genomic DNA includes:
- the LOC122006717 gene encoding L-type lectin-domain containing receptor kinase SIT2-like, translating to MSLSTFLLFLFLLHQHLSAGVTTGAGDDFTLNGFRGANLTLDGTATITSNGLLRLTNNTRQVRGHALHVSQIQFRLPRHNGTVFSFSTTFVFGTIIKDRYIGGNGLAFLISGSDNFSSALGSQFLGLVNPNNNGNSTNHVFAVELDTIFNPDLYDINGNHVGIDVNGVVSNFSVPAGYFSDDTGVFQNLSLIGEQVMQAWVEYDAESMRLNVTLAPVRTAKPRRPLISRSIDLSPVFLDSMFVGFSASSGSYQTAHYVLGWSFKINGTARALDYSLLPSLPRTKSGGRSKFLEVGIPLASAGVVLAIAGVVALVVRRRMKYAELLEDWEKEYGPHRFSYKDLFDATGGFAEENSLGNGGFGRVYRGVLQRTKLDVAVKRVSHQSRQGMKEFVAEIVSLGRLRHRNLVRLLGYCRRKGELLLVYDYMPNGSLDKMLYDRLRPCLDWPTRFKIINGVASGLLYLHEDWEQMVIHRDIKASNVLLDGEMNGRLGDFGLARLYDHGNDPQTTHIVGTMGYIAPELVRTGRPSAATDVFAFGTFLFEVACGRRAVDWAADIDQLELLEWVLQSWRKGSILETRDARLGEEFVAEEVELVLKLGLLCAHPSPAARPSMRRVVEYLEGSSPLPELAATYLSFKTIELQRSKSIEDYMTSYPSSSSVATASSVARAP from the coding sequence ATGTCGCTGAGCACTTTCCTCttgttcctcttcctcctccaccaGCATCTCTCCGCCGGAGTCACCACCGGCGCTGGTGATGACTTCACCTTGAACGGCTTCCGGGGAGCAAACCTCACCCTCGACGGCACCGCCACGATAACCTCCAACGGCCTCTTGAGGCTCACCAACAACACGAGGCAGGTGAGAGGCCATGCTTTACACGTGTCGCAAATTCAATTCCGGCTCCCTCGTCACAACGGGACCGTTTTCTCCTTCTCCACCACCTTCGTCTTCGGCACCATCATCAAAGATCGGTACATCGGCGGCAACGGCCTCGCCTTCTTGATCTCCGGATCCGACAACTTCTCCAGCGCACTGGGAAGTCAGTTCCTGGGCCTCGTCAATCCCAATAACAATGGTAACTCCACCAACCACGTCTTCGCAGTCGAGCTCGACACCATCTTTAACCCTGATCTCTACGACATCAACGGCAACCACGTCGGGATCGATGTTAACGGCGTGGTGTCCAACTTTTCTGTCCCCGCCGGTTACTTTTCCGACGACACCGGTGTGTTCCAGAATTTGAGCCTTATCGGCGAGCAAGTCATGCAAGCTTGGGTGGAATATGATGCAGAGAGCATGCGGCTCAATGTTACCTTGGCTCCAGTTCGAACGGCGAAGCCGAGGAGGCCGCTGATATCGAGGTCGATCGATCTTTCGCCGGTGTTCTTGGATTCTATGTTTGTTGGCTTCTCTGCTTCCTCTGGTTCTTATCAAACGGCTCACTATGTGCTCGGCTGGAGCTTCAAGATCAACGGCACGGCGCGAGCTCTAGACTACTCGTTGCTCCCTTCGCTTCCTCGAACCAAATCCGGCGGCAGATCGAAGTTTTTGGAGGTCGGGATCCCGCTAGCTTCCGCCGGAGTTGTTTTGGCGATCGCCGGCGTGGTGGCTTTGGTGgtgaggagaaggatgaagtATGCAGAACTTCTCGAAGACTGGGAGAAGGAGTACGGTCCTCACCGGTTCTCCTACAAGGACTTGTTCGACGCCACCGGCGGCTTCGCAGAGGAGAATTCACTCGGCAACGGTGGGTTCGGCAGGGTCTACCGAGGGGTTTTACAGAGGACCAAACTGGATGTCGCCGTAAAAAGAGTGTCTCATCAGTCGAGGCAGGGGATGAAGGAGTTCGTCGCAGAGATAGTTAGCCTAGGCCGTCTCCGGCACCGGAACCTCGTCCGGCTGCTGGGCTATTGTCGGCGAAAGGGGGAACTCCTCTTGGTCTACGACTACATGCCCAACGGCAGCCTGGATAAGATGCTGTACGATCGACTCCGGCCATGTCTCGATTGGCCGACGAGGTTTAAGATCATCAATGGTGTGGCGTCGGGCCTGCTCTACCTCCACGAAGACTGGGAGCAAATGGTGATCCACAGAGACATCAAAGCGAGCAATGTTTTGCTCGACGGCGAGATGAACGGAAGGCTAGGCGACTTCGGATTGGCCAGGCTTTACGACCACGGCAACGATCCGCAGACCACCCACATTGTCGGAACCATGGGATACATCGCGCCGGAGCTGGTGCGGACCGGGCGGCCCTCGGCCGCCACCGACGTGTTCGCCTTCGGGACGTTTCTTTTTGAGGTCGCCTGCGGGCGGCGGGCGGTGGATTGGGCCGCCGACATCGACCAGCTCGAGTTACTGGAGTGGGTGCTGCAAAGTTGGCGAAAGGGATCGATTCTCGAGACGAGGGACGCCAGGTTGGGGGAGGAGTTTGTGGCAGAGGAGGTGGAGCTTGTTCTAAAGCTTGGGCTGCTCTGCGCACACCCGTCGCCGGCGGCGAGGCCGAGCATGCGCCGGGTGGTGGAGTACTTGGAGGGTAGCTCGCCGCTGCCGGAGCTGGCGGCGACGTACTTGAGCTTCAAAACGATTGAGCTACAGCGCAGTAAGAGTATTGAGGATTACATGACGTCGTATCCGTCATCATCTTCGGTGGCTACAGCATCTTCTGTCGCCAGAGCTCCGTGA